A window of Pyrus communis chromosome 3, drPyrComm1.1, whole genome shotgun sequence genomic DNA:
ATGACGATTTAGTATTACTAGGAGCACAATAAGACTATAAGCACACAGAGTTGTGCTAGCCATTGATCCCTGGAGAGCCCACAAGGATCAATGGCTACCATTCAAGTCATGTACCGACGAGTGACTGATGCGAGCATCGTCCAACCGCAATTATACACGAAGTATGCAATACACTAAACAGAAGAATCATAAATTCTCAGTTTGGGCACCTCGGATATATTGGGAGATCCAAATTGGATCATCCAATCATCGCTCTTTCAGTACTATATAGCTGCTGGTTCCGTTCCCCTTCTTTATCTTTGAAATTCTCCTTAGAATATTCGAAAAAGCGGTCTTTTCCTGCACCATAAGACACACCATAAGACAGAGTGAAGAAAATAGGAACAAACTAtcacaattcaaattattcagCCTACGTTCCTTCAAGTTCAAACAGAAGAGAGCAAGGTCAGTCAAGACAATGGTAGAAAACATGATAGTGTACCTCTGAAGATTTGAGTCTTCCCTTAAATTTAGATACAAGATCATTTGTGGTGAGTGGTGTTCTCTGCATCAATACAGCCCTGATTTCCTCCTCGGTGACGCGTCCACCAGATGACGATGGCTCCGTTTTCACGGGTGGAGTACCTTTTGGAGGCGCACTACTTTTAGAAGCAGACACAGACACAGGctcctctttgatggattttTGTTCCTAATATAGATACAATGTAAATGAATACCATATAATTAGCGAGCATggggagtttcaaagcttctaAAAATAAAGCTGATAAAAACAAAGTAGCAAAACATACATTTTCAGTCTTGACCTTCTTGGGAGGTGCACTGTTCGTTGCCTTAGAATCATCGCCACTTGATTTTCTCTTTCCCTTTGAGGGTTTGGAGGTAGGTGTAGTTCCTCGACTGGACGCAGAAGGTGTTGGTTTTGAGGGACTGTTGTCAGATGGTTCCTCTTTGGGTGCATCCTTCTGCTTTGGAGCCAGCGCTGGAGGAAAGCCAATATCATCATCCAGCTGGACACATCAGAAAGAACAGGCCGATTAGCGGGAAAAGAGCTGTGATCCACTTTTACAGCacaaatcaaattttcaaaaatccCGTGTCTATGATAAAATGGTATCTTCAACAAAAATGTCCATTGTTATTCAAAATGCACGTGGtacagggaaaaaaaaataaaatcatctaACAGATGCAGTTCTGACAAAAGTGCCAAATAAAGCATTTGAGATGTTTATCATGGGAAATGGGAAATCTAGTCagactaagtgtgccaaaaaaataaaataaaaaacctacatcatcatcgtcatcgtcGTCATCCTCTACATCTGAATCATTCAGTCCACCACTTCGCCCAAGTAGCTTCTTCAACTCTTTTCCTGATTTGCTTAGTCCACCCTCTTTGTCATCTTCATCCTCGTCCTCATCATCCTATGAGGAAGAAGCATACAAAAAAGGCCATCTTTAAATTGTACAAAGAGCCATAACTAACACAGCAACTGCACCATGGATAAAACTGATATACAAGTGCATGAACTTCCAAGGTAGCACCAGATACATggtgcaaaaagaaaaacccgAGACCCCCCAAACTGAACATGCAAGATAACGGGAGGTCTCAAGTGCTGTACTTAATATATTCCCTAGCATAATTTTCAAAGGTAAAAAAGAAGTTCAAATCAATTTGTTTacaaatatcaaaataaagTCTACCTATTCTCTTGATCAGTATTAGTTTCTAATTGAATGCTTAAAGAATAGTGGTTGCGGGACATTTGTGCAACAAACCTGCTTAATTTCTGGAGGAGCTGGAATCTCTGGTTCCAAATCTTCCCTTTCCTCAGGATTGTTTCCAACAGCTTCATCATCATCAGTGAAAATTTCTTCGTGCTCCCAGTCATCACCTACAATAAATGGAGACTTGATTATAAAAAGAAGACACGGAACTAACATAATCCAGACATGGTTATCATGGACATCATCAGGTACCCCTGTTATGTTCACAAAAAGAAGACATCTGGACAAGACTTAATTGATATGGCTTCCCCAATGGATGACAAGACATGGAACTAACATGAAAGCCTTACTAATGAAGTAATCAAATACTTTACAGAAAAAGATGGATTAAAACCACCTTTACTTTTCacgagacaaaaaaaaaaaagtaaaaaagaggCCGATACGATGTCTGTATATGCAGCATCTTTCCACGGCAAGCAGAACCGAGCTGAACTTCACTCTTCTAAGAATTTGTGGTGATTAATAATGGTATTGGGTAGCAATTATTTAGGTTAGTAAGGAGAAAAGATAGTGCTCATGATATTTTGTTTATAAGgcaaaatagaaaaaggatagaTGCTTACCCTTCTCGATATCATCATCATCCATGTCCACATCACCTCCCCCTACACCTTCAttatcatcatcaccatcaccaccatcaccacctcttttattcaatctttttttcctttccaactcttcatcatcatcctcatcccCTCTATCTGAGCCAtttccttc
This region includes:
- the LOC137728014 gene encoding transcription initiation factor IIF subunit alpha-like, which translates into the protein MSTTDLILRPECGGCKTTKDLYGSNCKHLTLCDDCGKKMALNRAKCNECGAVVTRLIREYNVRATTANDKNYFIGRFVTGLPSFSKNKNFENKWSLHKDGLQGRQLSDAMREKYKNKPWVLEDESGRSQYQGHLEGAQTATYYLLIKHPSGKEFSAIPAGSWFNFNKVAQYKQLTLEEAEEKISNRKKTADGYERWMMKAANNGAALFGEVERLDKDNGGAGGKVRRKTAGGDDDEEGNGSDRGDEDDDEELERKKRLNKRGGDGGDGDDDNEGVGGGDVDMDDDDIEKGDDWEHEEIFTDDDEAVGNNPEEREDLEPEIPAPPEIKQDDEDEDEDDKEGGLSKSGKELKKLLGRSGGLNDSDVEDDDDDDDDLDDDIGFPPALAPKQKDAPKEEPSDNSPSKPTPSASSRGTTPTSKPSKGKRKSSGDDSKATNSAPPKKVKTENEQKSIKEEPVSVSASKSSAPPKGTPPVKTEPSSSGGRVTEEEIRAVLMQRTPLTTNDLVSKFKGRLKSSEEKTAFSNILRRISKIKKGNGTSSYIVLKER